One window of the Lycorma delicatula isolate Av1 chromosome 3, ASM4794821v1, whole genome shotgun sequence genome contains the following:
- the LOC142321211 gene encoding LOW QUALITY PROTEIN: uncharacterized protein LOC142321211 (The sequence of the model RefSeq protein was modified relative to this genomic sequence to represent the inferred CDS: deleted 2 bases in 1 codon; substituted 1 base at 1 genomic stop codon), whose product MMIQAYNCDGTSYDCMFGTCLTCGKIELDPGSNEDAVDYYLGTNTFCFAENCMTKYAKEIQSIHFGASKGQLTFHTGIFYLKNNDLIQTGRLQLXVNLDHQAHAVWGHLKPILQKLLSTREGVQTHHVFSDGPTPQYLNCTDIYLWINTLMDHFPQITSVSWTYSKPGHSKGPMDGVGGLLKKRADDYVLKGKDVQTAPYFINYLISQWF is encoded by the exons ATGATGATTCAAGCATACAACTGTGATGGTACCTCGTATGATTGTATGTTTGGTACATGTTTGACTTGTGGAAAAATTGAATTGGACCCTGGCAGCAATGAAGATGCAGTAGATTACT ATTTAGGtacaaatacattttgttttgctGAAAATTGTATGACTAAATATGCAAAAGAAATACAGTCTATACACTTTGGAGCATCTAAAGGCCAACTTACCTTCCACACAGGCatcttttacttgaaaaataatgatttgataCAGACTGGCCGTTTGCAACTGTGAGTA AATCTTGACCATCAGGCTCATGCTGTTTGGGGTCACTTAAAGCCAATTCTACAGAAACTTTTAAGTACAAGAGAAGGTGTCCAAACTCATCATGTGTTTTCAGATGGTCCTACCCCGCAGTATCTAAACTGTACAGACATTTACTTATGGATAAACACTCTGATGGACCATTTTCCACAAATTACATCTGTATCTTGGACTTACAGCAAGCCTGGACACAGTAAAGGACCAATGGATGGTGTAGGTGGCTTACTAAAGAAGAGAGCTGATGATTAcgttttaaaaggaaaagatgTCCAAACAGCtccatattttatcaattatttgatAAGTCAATGGTTTTAG